A window of Poecilia reticulata strain Guanapo linkage group LG23, Guppy_female_1.0+MT, whole genome shotgun sequence genomic DNA:
AATAGGAGGgtcgaccgctccaagatggccgccgtatttcctgtgccggagcagccaatgcggggtctactttTACATTATGTCTATGGTTGGGAGCCATGCTTATTTCTTCGGCAAACattgagcacttcttctttgtGGCGGTTGGCAAAACTCTGAGCACGATTTCTAtgtgtgacgttattgcgcactctactgcgcatgcgggacactttcaggtcgtcaTACAAGTCGCACATATTTGGAAATGCCTAAAAAAAATCGGTATTGGGTCACTTCAGTGtgcagtgtgaatgtagccttAGTTTCCTTCCAGTTGGTCCTTAATAAACTGGTGTTGGTGAACAACTTGAAGGTCCAtcaaatacatacattttgtaCAGACATGTTTGCACAAAGATTAAATCTAGAGGTAAATTGATCtaatttccttcttttctgcAGGGATATAATGACTCAGAGTACAGAAAAAGACGAGCTGCCATCTCTGAACTCGCATTTAGATACAAACAGTGAGTAAAAATCTCTTAAAGTCTCATATTGgttataaatttaaaaagctcTCTCCTAAAACTGTGTCTCTGCTGCAGAGGCGACCCGCTGCCCACGGTGGAGTACACAACAGAAGAAATATCCACATGGTGAGCTACAAACGCCGTGCGATAAACGATCTGAAATGTGACAGAAGAGGTGACGTTCCATCTGGTGCTTACAGGAGGAAGGTTTACCAGCAGCTGAGGAGCGTTTATCCCAGCCTGGCCTGCAGGCAGTTCCTGGAcagcctgcagcagctggaggacgaGTGCGGATACGGAGAGGATCGCATCCCTCAGCTCCGAGACGTGTCCGCCTTCCTGAaaggtcagaaaaaaattaacaatttctctggaaaacaaggaaaaacatCTGGATTTGGTGCTTTCCATCagtcaatgtcaaatttttatatatagCACTTTTAAAAGCAGGTTTGAGGCGGCACCAAAGTGATGTATAAAAACGATAAAACAATAGAATGACGTAtgaacagagaaagaaaaaaataagttttaaaaagcgacttaaaataaattttaaatatttcatcataACAGTCTGATAAAATTAGGCAGATATGAACAACTAATATTTATTCTTATCTTGTTGCCGATTGTGTCTGGTCACATTTACCgtcatattttttgcaaaatcccttgcaaatatttctaaattagcaactttttgcaaaaaattacaaaaaaagtgaaattctggAGGGAACGATTGAGGTGACAAACTGGTgaatatgattatttttaagagcCTATCAAATGCAGAGACAGTTTTAACAGTTATCAATACTTTCTGTAACagccggccctttaagaacattttgtgACCTTaatgtggcccaaaatgaaaacaggttttataAGGTTTCACTTAAAGGCAGTGGAAAATCAAATGAATAGTAgaaatgcaataattttttcATATTCCAAAATAATCCAGACCTAGACAAAACTTTCCAGGACATTTTTTCAGGCTTCTTTCATGCCAATTGTCTTAAAATACACCAGTCCCAAGCAcctaaatacagaaaacatcaacttttaaaaatgtgtgacttTTGTCTACTTTCCCTCTGTATGTTTAGAGAAAACTGGTTTCCAGCTGCGTCCGGTCGCCGGCTTGCTCTCAGCCAGGGACTTTTTAGCCAGTTTGGCCTTCAGGGTCTTCCAGTGCACCCAGTACATCCGACACCCGTCTTCCCCCATGCACTCCCCTGAACCGTGAGTTCGTTTTCCAGCATCAGGCTGATGAAAGCATCTGTTCAGCTCACTAACTCGGATCAATCTGCCCTGACAGGGACTGCTGCCACGAGCTGCTTGGACACATCCCCATGCTGGGAGATCGGGAATTCGCACAGTTTTCCCAGGTAAATATTCCCATATCAGTCCAACTGTCTCACCTCACCTGTATCACctctaatagttttttttttaacgtattttgtttgtttccaggaGATTGGACTCGCCTCGCTTGGAGCTTCAGATGAGGAGATTGAGAAACTTTCAACGGTAGGAAAAATATGAGcctctgctgccatctagtggcaaAACGCAGCAACTGCATCTCTGCacgtaaaacaatatttttgatttgtagATAGGAATAAAGGAgtacatttcaaagaaaaaaaccctcaaaaatttagagattaatttaagaaatttccaagaaaaaacacgggcatttctgagtttgaaaaataaaaaatttccaagagaaaaattacatttgaggaaatttttaaagaacatttctgagatttttgacagaaattttcaactttacaagattagacattttttagagtattttctgtgaaatttactcttttttctcttcttttctacAATGGCCTTAACACGCCATCGTACTTCTCCTCTCCAGTTATACTGGTTCACTGTGGAGTTTGGCCTCTGCAAGCAGAACGGTGAAGTAAAAGCTTACGGAGCTGGACTCCTCTCCTCGTATGGAGAGCTTGTTgtgagtttcatttttttattcttcacacACAAACTAGCGTTTGTTTGTTGTGCTGATGGTCCTTTCCCCTCCTCAGTACGCCTTGTCAAACGAACCCGAATACAAGCCGTTCAACCCAGAGGAGACGGCGGTGCAGCCGTACCAGGACCAAACCTATCAGTCGGTTTACTTTGTATCTGAAAGCTTTGAGGACGCAAAGGTGAAGCTGAGGTACGTATGGGGGGATCTTTATGAGAAAAGTTTATAGAGTAGCAAATAGATGTGGAGATAATTAGACTATCTGCTAATTAAATCCCTGTCCACCTGTTGTCACAGGGATTAATCAGCCAAGAAAATTAAGAATCTCATGAATTCCACCAGTCTGTCCTCTATTGAGATTGAGAAGTAGTAGTCCTGTTTCCTGTTGGCCATGTAGGGAAAATAGCAAAGGTCAAACTAAACAGACCAAGAAAAATGCTGTGGGGAAACTTTTCTTAAGAAAGGCGAGGGAAGTTGGATATAACGAAACACTGAGATTAGGTTCTTTCCAGGAGTATAATAACAAGAAATCCAATTAAGAATCTTtggcaagacttggaaattgATGTCCaaggtcacttcctgttcaacTGGACTAAAATTGGGCTAATTTGGAAAAAGGAATGGtctccagaaaaaaatgtgttaaattaagTCACTAATTTGTACAAATTTTGTAAACAATGTCTAATTTATCTCAGACTTCTATGGCAATTTGCTTCCTATGCAATTCTGCTCGGTTCTAATCTTATCTAGTCTAGCAACATCCACAACATCTCCTACATAGGAGTTTGGTCCAGAATCATGTTGCCACCAGTGCAGATTGCACAGGACTGGTAATAAATGGGTACATGTACATTTAGATGAACACTGAAGACTTGGTGACAAGAAAGATGGCAAATGGTAGATTGGATTTTATTGAGAAGTCCAAGGGGGGACAGGAGGAAACTGGTGCAAAGTGAAGATTTCCTGTCACATGTATGAGTTCCTTCTCATCCCAGAAAGAGGGGTTCCTTCCAGTTCTGAGACAATTGCTtccatgaatgaaaaaaaacgTCAAACACCATTCAAGAACAATTTATTGGTGACAAATCGGCCTAAAATTTGAGTGTTAAGTTGATGCAAAAAGACACTACATATTTGTAACTAGCGAAAACTTTGGCCACAATTGATGGAGACTATCATTTCTACCAGTGAGGAAAGGAATAAGTGGTGCATAGCATTTGTTTCTAAGCAGGCATAATATGGGCCAATCTTTGATCAGTGAAGCTATCTAAGGCTTCTGGACCTAAATGTGCGTTGGATGAATAAATGACCCCTCTTCTCTAAATCATTGACGCATTTAATATATTGTAGCCATTTACTGAGTAACGAGATGTAATGGATATGAATGCGTTTCTTTCTGACAGGAAATACTCTGCTAACATCAAGCGTCCCTTTGCAGTCCGCTACGACCCTTTCACCTGCAGCGTGGAGGTTCTGGACCAGCCAAGCAAAGTCCAGAACGCTTTGAGCCAGGTCCGAGAGGACCTGAAGACCCTCCACAGTGCTCTGGAGAAGCTCAACTCATCCTAAGATCAAAACTGGATCATCAGCAGAGACCAGAAACTTGAAGAAAAGCCAACTGATTCTGTAAACATCTCCAATCGTAGAAAATCTTGACTAGACTTCTTGTGTGTCTGAAAGGTAAAGATTatgtaaaaagagaaataaatgtttattttcatgaaatgtGTCCTCAAAAGTTCGGTTTTTACATTCAAAAGAGGCAGGAAAAGTTGCTGACGCAAGAAGAGTTGAAAGAAAAGGAGGCTGGTAGACCATTTTCTAGCTTCTAATTCCAAACCAACTGTTTTCATTTGAGAAATTCTTGGAAGCcatttgtctttgtgtgttaTTAAGCAAAGGGAAGGAGCTAATTATGAATGATTCGAGTATCGTGTTGCCTTTCTGCTGGACGGGGCTAAAGCCAACAGTGAGGCCCAGAACATTATCGGTACCAGGTCACAGAGACCTTGCAGTGAAACCGCAGCACGGTCTGCAGGGCTGCGCTGCTGACAGATGCTCTTCTCGCTTCGTTTCTCCCTCTGCGTGCGACtggagagtttgttttttttccttctttctgaaAGAAGACCAACATTTGATCTCAGGCGACAGTGCGTATCGCACCAGCTCACTCCAGGCCTGTCCCTCAAGAAGATGGATCATCTTCATCTGCTGGATTCATGAAGAAACAGCATCATCAAGACGTCAGCCGCAGCGATTTGGGaagcgtttttttttcccataattgGACTCCACGGTAAATCAAACCTCCCTGGGAAAGCCTGTGTTTGCAGAAGAGGAAAAGATCTCACACTTTATACTTTAGTGAATCTCGTTCTACAATCATTCTCTCCCCAAAACCCACAAATCCTCCACAGAAGTTGTGTTTTCAGGATGCGAATCCACAAAGCGCTAAACAAAAGCAGGTTGCTGCAGCAACTGGACAACCACAAGGAGggattcagttcagttcatgtGCCTTTCATGCGTCATCCAAGAAAAAGCGTCTCCTGTTCTGATGTCAGGCCAGGCCCATCTTAAAGCTGGCAAGGTTATCGCCGCTGGGCTGCAGACAAGGTCATCAAGTTCATTTTATCCTCAGGACTGAAGggaattatccatccatccatcttcttgcaccCTTACAAAGACAGTGGGGCAAAAGACTGATCAAGTACATCTTGTTTGTAAGGGTAAAATCtctaaatgtcagaatttaGGATTGCAACACTTCATCTGGATGAACAAGACTTCTGCAGCAATCTCCTGCAAGCAGAAGAGATAGAGATGTTTGGTCAAAATGCAGAGTAACATGCTTGGAGAAAACCAAACATCCTGCATAAGCAATTTTTTGGCATTGCATTggtctgaatgcaaatgcaattGAAAAGACCAATGGTGCACCGATGGCAATTTTCTGAATGATCATCAATATACATAAAGCCTGACCTAATACagattgttttgtctgaaagaTCACTCAGTGGCAACAGTGGAGTGACTTTTGGTCCAAACGTGATGTGGTGGGCGGGTCAGTAAAAATGGTGTTGAGTGGTTGAATCGTGGGATGTACATGAGTTTTAGATTGATTTAGATACCTGATGCTGTGAAGGCAACAACTTCCATCAAGTGTTTGTGAAAACTAGAATTTAATCGCACTTTTCCTACCTGAACTGGTTTAATTCAACCACAATGAAGGTTTTTTATACCCTGAACGGCCTCTGTTGAAGGTCATACCATAGAATCTCAATTGAATTTCAGTCCAGACTTTGATTTAGCCACTCCAAACCTTTCATTCTGGTGTACT
This region includes:
- the th2 gene encoding tyrosine hydroxylase 2, yielding MKAHRPLAPVTDEAAAQRGHMKTDGAAQALGGRKQSLIEDARRERIGSGSAGPSAGPSRSGDGAVFEEKDGRVTVSVLFALSSEKNSGFFQTGKIFETFEAKLLHVESRPRRKSKFGGLPDLEFFMSCEVHRSDLDVFINSLKRVADDVRTVPEEKAPWFPRQIKDLDRCNLLITKFDPDLHCDHPGYNDSEYRKRRAAISELAFRYKQGDPLPTVEYTTEEISTWRKVYQQLRSVYPSLACRQFLDSLQQLEDECGYGEDRIPQLRDVSAFLKEKTGFQLRPVAGLLSARDFLASLAFRVFQCTQYIRHPSSPMHSPEPDCCHELLGHIPMLGDREFAQFSQEIGLASLGASDEEIEKLSTLYWFTVEFGLCKQNGEVKAYGAGLLSSYGELVYALSNEPEYKPFNPEETAVQPYQDQTYQSVYFVSESFEDAKVKLRKYSANIKRPFAVRYDPFTCSVEVLDQPSKVQNALSQVREDLKTLHSALEKLNSS